From Anopheles darlingi chromosome 2, idAnoDarlMG_H_01, whole genome shotgun sequence, the proteins below share one genomic window:
- the LOC125948629 gene encoding PBAN-type neuropeptides-like → MCRLYFFFNLICLYLAIKSALSTELETNDQKFTDFRNHEGHEAADSSLLGDGVDAGGQRRDDDAGVEGNGVSKRAAAMWFGPRLGKRTLPADLHDELVEEFDSEPLAYVGETPQKLASELVQGTPYVVLLMTAKARKPQPLFYHTAAPRLGRRDSVGENHQRPPFAPRLGRNLPFSPRLGRSYNAGSYPLPMTFAY, encoded by the exons ATGTGCCGACTGTACTTCTTCTTCAATCTCATCTGCCTCTACCTGGCCATCAAGAGTGCGCTCAGTACCGAGCTGGAAACGAAT GATCAAAAGTTCACCGATTTCCGGAACCACGAGGGACACGAGGCGGCCGACAGCTCGCTGCTAGGCGATGGTGTGGATGCCGGTGGCCAGCGacgcgatgacgatgccggTGTGGAAGGGAACGGGGTAAGCAAACGGGCCGCGGCCATGTGGTTCGGACCGCGCCTTGGCAAACGGACACTGCCGGCCGATCTGCACGATGAGCTGGTCGAAGAGTTCGATAGTGAGCCGCTAGCGTACGTTGGTGAGACACCCCAGAAGCTGGCCAGTGAGCTCGTCCAGGGTACACCGTACGTAGTGCTGTTGATGACCGCCAAAGCAC GAAAACCACAGCCTCTGTTCTACCATACGGCTGCACCGCGGCTTGGAAGGCGCGATTCCGTCGGTGAGAACCATCAGCGGCCACCTTTCGCACCCCGATTGGGCCGAAATCTGCCGTTTTCTCCGCGATTAGGACGATCGTATAACGCCGGTAGCTATCCGCTTCCGATGACGTTCGCCTACTAG
- the LOC125948546 gene encoding intraflagellar transport protein 81 homolog → MTEDLKLIVIELNKLLGTEYNLITFDSLSAESLLQVLVDVFHAFDAIEKLDVREADPEDTNGQVMEALRKVQYRPAVDIEDPGAFRRGLLRGEKKLIHPILRWMLENRERVKKAAYLARFLIPLDLPPEAMSMPELGNLWAQYQQTMNDFKEAHRAHGQSVYEGTQTRELRNDISAIEAEIENVKKRIERTQARLDKVPQQELLLEAANALRIEKERQKELLQQIDEQRQAMNRAALMQERLQKELHNARMAVQGATPQNLMESLLEETQVLEFMVQQKLPQELRQRHSEVQTLQEVIDEPNIGRAELQEMQSKIDELNREIQKLVEVRMAEYSTQNDTLGPFRQQAAMVARNKEAAAELLDQTTKELHEVQQLLQDKQRKLQDTVGEVILRGEELKQFVSTLRAKSNVYKQQRAELATLKAEASDLTQTLENLKAQDPSLSGALSQMSEEENTSLGTVVSTEEDGRAESPTAQRGMTELARLVDGLQRAVVAARERVTPLSQQLRPLRERVIELKDEMESKKQSYDALLATLNAESATMQSKITETERAIRTLEQQWQELQLEHERSQLLLEKANEEMVSAHGGTGGRTSLKETLSQQIFEQETIAKRLSEEKARLVSSKADRVQQLEMWTDLRRLFEVKIRCLNESKQRGPGGTLSVSRGGAETFILQ, encoded by the exons ATGACCGAGGATCTGAAGTTGATTGTGATCGAGCTGAACAAGCTGCTCGGCACCGAGTATAACCTGATAACGTTCGATTCGCTGTCCGCGGAGTCgttgctgcaggtgctggtCGACGTTTTCCACGCGTTCGATGCCATCGAGAAGCTGGACGTACGTGAAGCCGATCCGGAAGATACGAACGGCCAGGTAATGGAAGCCTTGCGAAAGGTCCAATACAGGCCAGCGGTGGACATCGAAGATCCGGGCGCATTTCGTCGGGGTTTACTGCGCGGTGAAAAGAAGCTGATCCATCCGATCTTACGCTGGATGCTCGAGAACCGGGAGCGCGTAAAGAAGGCGGCCTATCTGGCAAG GTTTTTGATTCCGCTCGATCTACCACCGGAAGCGATGTCAATGCCGGAGCTGGGCAACTTGTGGGCACAGTATCAGCAGACGATGAACGACTTCAAGGAAGCACATCGTGCCCACGGTCAGTCCGTGTACGAGGGTACGCAGACGCGCGAGCTACGCAACGACATCAGTGCCATCGAGGCGGAAATCGAGAACGTGAAAAAGcgcatcgaacgaacgcagGCGCGATTGGACAAAGTCCCTCAGCAGGAGCTACTACTCGAGGCGGCCAATGCTCTACGCATCGAGAAAGAGCGCCagaaggagctgctgcagcagatcgaCGAACAGCGCCAAGCGATGAACCGGGCCGCACTAATGCAGGAGCGTCTACAGAAGGAACTGCACAATGCGCGGATGGCCGTACAGGGTGCAACGCCCCAGAATCTCATGGAGAGCCTGCTCGAGGAGACGCAGGTGCTCGAGTTTATGGTGCAACAGAAACTACCACAGGAGCTTCGACAGCGCCACTCCGAAGTGCAGACCCTGCAGGAAGTGATCGACGAACCGAACATTGGTCGAGCGGAGCTGCAGGAGATGCAATCGAAGATCGATGAACTGAATCGCGAGATCCAGAAGCTGGTCGAAGTACGCATGGCCGAGTACAGCACGCAGAACGATACGCTCGGACCATTCCGCCAGCAGGCGGCTATGGTGGCTCGCAATAAGGAGGCGGCCGCCGAACTGCTCGATCAAACGACGAAGGAACTGCACGaggtgcagcagctgttgcaggACAAGCAGCGCAAGTTGCAGGACACGGTCGGTGAGGTGATACTGCGTGGCGAGGAGCTGAAGCAGTTCGTCAGCACGCTCCGTGCGAAGAGTAACGTGTATAAGCAGCAACGCGCCGAACTGGCCACCCTGAAGGCGGAAGCGAGCGATCTGACGCAAACGCTGGAGAATCTGAAGGCACAGGATCCGTCGCTGTCCGGCGCATTGTCGCAGATGAGCGAAGAGGAGAACACCTCACTCGGGACGGTCGTATCGACGGAGGAGGATGGTCGAGCGGAGTCGCCCACCGCACAACGCGGCATGACCGAGCTGGCCCGGTTGGTCGATGGCCTCCAGCGGGCGGTCGTGGCCGCGCGCGAACGTGTCACGCCCCTGTCGCAGCAGCTTCGACCGCTGCGGGAGCGCGTGATCGAGCTGAAGGACGAGATGGAGTCCAAGAAGCAG AGCTACGATGCGCTGCTGGCCACGCTGAATGCCGAGTCCGCGACGATGCAATCGAAGATCACGGAAACGGAGCGAGCGATACGGACGCTCGAGCAACAGTGGCAGGAGCTGCAGCTGGAGCACGAGCGATCGCAGCTTCTGCTCGAGAAGGCGAACGAGGAGATGGTGTCGGCCCACGGTGGCACCGGGGGAAGGACATCGCTCAAGGAAACGCTCTCCCAGCAGATCTTCGAGCAGGAAACGATTGCGAAGCGGCTGTCGGAGG